A window of Theileria parva strain Muguga chromosome 4 map unlocalized ctg_529, whole genome shotgun sequence genomic DNA:
GAAACAGCTTGCAAATGTGGCAGCCTTACCAGGCATAGTTAAGAGTAGCATTGCACTCCCAGATGCCCATTCAGGTATTTTTACCCCTAACTCAATTCAATTAACTATGATTTTTAGGTTATGGATTCTCTATTGGAAATGTAGCAGCCTTTGACATGGATAACTGTAACTCTATAGTATCTCCAGGCGGTGTTGGATTTGATATAAACTGCGGAGTTCGCTTGCTGAGaactaatttactatataaagaTATTGAACCAATAAAAGAACAACTGGTTCAAAAGCTGTTTGATTTAATCCCAGTCGGAGTCGGCTGTCAGGGTAAAATACCCTGTGATTATGGAGGtaaattacattatctTAAGATTTCTAGATTTAGATAACATTTTGGAGTACGGAATGGACTGGTCTGTATGTTCTGGTTACTCCTGGGCAGAAGATAAGGAACACTGTGAAGATTTTGGCCGTATGATTCAAGCTGATCCAACTGTTGTATCATATAGAGCTAAAAAAAGAGGTTTATCCCAAATTGGAACACTTGGTGCTGGAAATCACTACGGAGAAGTTCaagtattaatttattcaaatatttatagaaaatttttaaattccgttatttaaattttataggTTGTTGAGGAAATATATGACGAGTACAGTGCTAAGGTTATGGGAATTGACAGGATTGGCCAGGTGTGTATTATGACACACAGTGGTTCGAGGGGTTTGGGTCACCAAGTAGCTTCGGATGCACTTGTGGATATGGAAAATAGCTTAAACAagtcaaaaattaaagttaatgaTAAGCAGTTGGCCTGTGCAAGAATTAACTCGGATGAGGGGAAAAAATACCTCAAGGGTATGGCGGCAGCTTCTAACTATGCCTGGGTTAACAGGAGTGTTATGACACATTTGACAAGAAAAGCATTTGAGGAGGTTCTGAAAGAATCTGCCGATGACTTGGATATGCACGTAGTCTATGACGTTTCACATAATATCGCCAAAATTGAGGTAATGCACTTAAATATTCATCTCACTTTCCAAAggttatataattatttaatgtaGGATCACATTGTGGATGGTAAATTGAAGAGGTTGCTACTACATAGAAAAGGCTCAACCAGGGCATTTCCGCCATATCATCCTCTAATATCAGCAGACTTTCAGCACATAGGTCAGCCAGTACTGGTTGGAGGGACCATGGGAACATGTTCCTATGTTCTAACAGGAACACAACTAGCTATGGATTTAACACTAGGGTCAACTTGTCATGGATCAGGTGTGTATTAATAGGATATAAAATCATATAACTAAACTGTATATATACTTTAGGGAGGACATTGAGTAGAAATAAGAGTAGACGGATACTGGACTATAATGAagtattaaacaatttaaaaGAAAAAGGAATCTCGGTAAGACtactataaatattataataagcTATTAATAAAGTGGAATCTAAAggtaattaatattatttttagataagAGTGGCATCACCTAAGTTGGTGACAGAGGAGGCACCAGAGTCCTATAAGGATGTGTCAGAAGTCGTCCAGGTAAATctaaacataaaatttataaatttaaaattagacTTGTCACGATTCCGGAATCTcgaaaaaatgtgttaaactAAGACCAGTGGCAGTCATTAAGGGGTGAATCTCAGCCcagattttaatttcatgaataatttttaatacgcattttctattttattattaaatctttAATCCGGATTTTCGTATTATTTATCTCTTTTCTATTGAGGTTCCCCCCATTACTTGGTGCCGTATGTAGTCGATTACACGGTTCCTTACTAgaatttaatgtgtttgaGTTTAGAATCTACTCgcttatttaaatttttacttACTGGAATTATTTCTGAATTTTTCATATCCATTTTACCGAGAAAGTTGTAATCTCTAGAATCATGCTAGTTTGCTagttttgtaaaataaccAAGAGTTGTAACATAAAATcaagtatatataaatatggCCATCAAAGTCAATTGGGCGAAGACTGCTATCGCATCCGGTACCAAATATTAGTCATACTTACCTAATATATGAACTTTTAGGCGTTGTTGCTGCAGCGGCTGTTTTGCTTTATTTCGTTTTTAAGAACGACGATgaagaagaggaagaaTACGACTCATATAAACAGACTTTCAACTCCTCTACAATGTCAACTAGTAGAGTAGAGAAGGTACTAACAATAACACAGTCATACATACATGGATATAGTtctaatatataactatatagttattccattttatatataataacatataattttgCAGATGACAAGAAAGGAATGTTTtgatttattgaaaaaGATTGCTGATAGTCAAGATGAAACTAAGAACTTGATGGCGTCACTAGTTGATGACCTATTGACCGGCAAACTACCTTCAAAAATTCTTGAAGTGTACCAAAGAGCGCTACCAGCAATTCCAAACGACCCTTTGGAATCAAGAGGGTTAACGCTCTTTGACCTTGATCACCTGGTTGACAAGTACCAAAACGACCCTTCAATCAGGGAGTGCATACTCAACATAATGAACATGGCTCCGGCAGAAGGTGACGATGAGAACATATCTCTCGACGAACTCATCAAGGTTCACGAGTTCATGCTCTCAGAGCTAGGTAAGATGGTATCTTCGTACAGGAAGATGCCGAACAAGGACTCCTTGGATAAGAAGGCACTCACAGTTGCTCTCCAGGCATTAATCTCAGCCAAAGTCCAGGACAAGTTTGGTTACAGCTACTCCTCAATTGACAGAGCTGTCATCAAAAACCACACCGACTTAAGCATGAACACCAAGTTCGCGAGACTCACTATGCAGATGCAGAGCGAAATGTCTGAAATCACAGGGTAACTTATCTCTTTATGCCCTATTCACCCTTTTACAGGATATACAACTAACACCACTAATCAACTACACTCCATAATACATGTTAAGtattgtaataaattatgaaatgAACAGGTCAGACTGCTCCACAATTCTCTGTGCTGAGGTTTTGGAATCCATGAATAGCGAGTCTGCCTCATCTATATGTTTAGCCTCAACAGTCGACTTTTCCTCAAGATTCCTCAGGACATTGGACGGAGATATCAGCTGAATGCAATACCTAAGACTAGAGTTTAAGCCGATTTCACCTAGTCTTTTCAAACCCTGGTCACTAATGGGTACATTCTCGACTTTACTccttatttttaatatttgcACCATCTAGAAACTAGTGAGTGGGAGAGTTAAATTACCTCATGTATTGTGTATGGAACTGTTTTTATAATGAGCAGACGGTCCAATAAATCTGCCGGGATCCCATGCGCCTCTATAAAATCACTTCCTCGAACACTACTTATCTACACAGCATTATAAGAGCGTAGGTAGCAGTGGGATATGAATAGATAACCAAGTAGTGTTGAAATATAACCAAGTAGTGttgataaataactgtATGAATAGTTACTCCACGATTGGTTGAGAGGATGATAATTGGAGATAGAGGGGATTCCATAACCTTGCTTAAGTATGTGAAACACTCAATATCAAACATGTGGACCTCGTCAATGTATAATACCCCAGGTATTACTTCTGCGATTCCCAGGTCTACGTACTTGTTCACTGCCTTGTTAACCTCAAGTCTCAACTTGTCAGTCATTTCAGTACGTTTAGGCCTCAAATATTGGTTAAGCACTGTAACTATATCACTTCCACcctaataaatttttataaacttTGTTAACACATGCgtaaattaagtttagGTTAAATAGATGGTTAATGGGTACTGATGGATTTGAATTTGCCATATCAAGATCATTCAGCGAAACCTCCTGGACAACTTGTTTCTGTTTAAGAACATCGCCCTTTGGAAGTGGAACATACTCCTCAACTTCCAAGTCAAATTCAGTAGAATAAACATCACACCTCCCGCATCTCCTAACTTGGCCTAAAACATAGAGTTATTATGGTAGAAAATTACCTGAGCCTGATTCTATGAATATAACATCTCCTATTGAAACCTTCTCCTTGACAAGTTGTTCATGAACTTGAGGTGCTAGTCTAAGGGTTTTTGATCCTTTAACAGTCTTCAAGGTTACCAGTACTCCATTAATACATTTGGctataaataacattataattactaaaattaagttatatATGTGTTTGTATGTAATGTTGACTAATAGGATACCAAATCCTCCAGTTGGATTCTCAACTTCTTCGGGTGTTAGCTCTGTAACTTCACCTTCGTAAATCTGTTTCTCGTCCTTAATTACTATATGAATCGACTTTCTGACAGCTTCATTTAAAATCTCAGTTTTTTTAACCTCAGTGCTAAATACTTCAGTACTTGATAAGATTGTGAATGGAGCACTTGTGCTCAATTCTCTAGCGATACCCATGGCAAGAGCAGTCTTGCCACTACCACTTGGCCCAGCCAGGAGCAGAGCTTTgcctaaaaaattaaaattaaacgaagtatatataactgGGTGTAAAAAGATGTTTAAGATGGATACCTGCCATCTTTTTGGATTTTATCATGTCAACGGCAATCAGTGCGGCCTCCCTGGCCTTAAATTGACCAATTAAGCCACAATCCGgattaaaacaattttcGTAATCacttaataatttaggGTCGTCTTTTCCgtcataatttaacttaGATGTGTCGAGATTAAAAACAGAAGGATGAACGCCAAGACCCTTAATGTGACTGTGGACTGAGATTCTCTCCTTAGTCAGGCCAAAACCTTTTTTATTTAAGgtatttgattttatttcaGTAATAGTACTGCTGGAATCGTTTGAAAtttccattatttatattcttttggggaatattttttataataatttcctCTATGGTGATGACATTCTCGAGAAAAAAACAGTAagcatttttatttatctGTATAATAGTCTTCTTGTTCATTTGtatatgtaattttttaattttcataaatatacaattgttagtttaattaaataaccataattttgttttaaaattacatatatCTGAGTTTTCGttacatttaatattttgtacTTTATTCCctaataatttgaattttgattaatttatttatttcttttCGTCTGAAAACT
This region includes:
- the RIN1 gene encoding TIP49 C-terminus family protein, with amino-acid sequence MEISNDSSSTITEIKSNTLNKKGFGLTKERISVHSHIKGLGVHPSVFNLDTSKLNYDGKDDPKLLSDYENCFNPDCGLIGQFKAREAALIAVDMIKSKKMAGKALLLAGPSGSGKTALAMGIARELSTSAPFTILSSTEVFSTEVKKTEILNEAVRKSIHIVIKDEKQIYEGEVTELTPEEVENPTGGFGILLVNITYKHIYNLILVIIMLFIAKCINGVLVTLKTVKGSKTLRLAPQVHEQLVKEKVSIGDVIFIESGSGQVRRCGRCDVYSTEFDLEVEEYVPLPKGDVLKQKQVVQEVSLNDLDMANSNPSGGSDIVTVLNQYLRPKRTEMTDKLRLEVNKAVNKYVDLGIAEVIPGVLYIDEVHMFDIECFTYLSKVMESPLSPIIILSTNRGISSVRGSDFIEAHGIPADLLDRLLIIKTVPYTIHEMVQILKIRSKVENVPISDQGLKRLGEIGLNSSLRYCIQLISPSNVLRNLEEKSTVEAKHIDEADSLFMDSKTSAQRIVEQSDLFIS
- a CDS encoding putative integral membrane protein, with the translated sequence MAIKVNWAKTAIASGVVAAAAVLLYFVFKNDDEEEEEYDSYKQTFNSSTMSTSRVEKMTRKECFDLLKKIADSQDETKNLMASLVDDLLTGKLPSKILEVYQRALPAIPNDPLESRGLTLFDLDHLVDKYQNDPSIRECILNIMNMAPAEGDDENISLDELIKVHEFMLSELGKMVSSYRKMPNKDSLDKKALTVALQALISAKVQDKFGYSYSSIDRAVIKNHTDLSMNTKFARLTMQMQSEMSEITGIYN
- the RTCB gene encoding tRNA-splicing ligase RtcB-like protein, with amino-acid sequence MTKTYKYEDQLDFIQKSDDVKNLFIIKKGFVPNMNVEGHLFANDNLSKLLFDELKQFTDDPGSFLPALKQLANVAALPGIVKSSIALPDAHSGYGFSIGNVAAFDMDNCNSIVSPGGVGFDINCGVRLLRTNLLYKDIEPIKEQLVQKLFDLIPVGVGCQGKIPCDYGDLDNILEYGMDWSVCSGYSWAEDKEHCEDFGRMIQADPTVVSYRAKKRGLSQIGTLGAGNHYGEVQVVEEIYDEYSAKVMGIDRIGQVCIMTHSGSRGLGHQVASDALVDMENSLNKSKIKVNDKQLACARINSDEGKKYLKGMAAASNYAWVNRSVMTHLTRKAFEEVLKESADDLDMHVVYDVSHNIAKIEDHIVDGKLKRLLLHRKGSTRAFPPYHPLISADFQHIGQPVLVGGTMGTCSYVLTGTQLAMDLTLGSTCHGSGRTLSRNKSRRILDYNEVLNNLKEKGISIRVASPKLVTEEAPESYKDVSEVVQTCHDSGISKKCVKLRPVAVIKG